The segment GTCACCCAGCCAGAGAGCTGCGCGCGGTCGCCGTCGCCGTCCATGACCAGCATGTAGTCCATTGTCCAGGAGAGTTCGCGGGCGAGGTAGCAGAGCTCTATGGTTTGCCGGGCAGCTCCGGTGTTTTCGACGTTCATGACAAGGCCGGGCCGTGCGGAAAGCCCCGTGGGCAATTCCGGATAAATGACAGCCTCCACAGGGCCGGCGTAGACACGGCCGTCCACCAGGAACACGGGCGGCTCTTTGGCGGAGAGCACTGTGGCCTGTTTTTGCGTACGGCCATCGCGGGTCTTGCCATCGGGCAGCACAAGGTCCACACTCTTTCCCACGTGCCTGCGCAGCAGGGCCGCCTGTGTGAGGGGTTCGGCGTCCAGCGCCAAGTCCAGCACCTTGAGGGCGTTGGGAGCGCTTTGGGACCGCACCTGCATGGTCTGCGCCTCAATTGTCTCAGGGAGGTCCGGCAGCACCACCTGCCCCCTTCCTTTGGGCAGGGGCAGCTCGCGTTCTTCACTCACCAAGCTTTGTCCGTTTTGCTGCACCACCAAGCGCAGGGCGTTGTCGGCCTGGGCAAGGGCCGGAACCAAGGGCGTCATGAGCAAGATCATCGCGGTGACCAATCGTTTCATGGGTGGCTCCTGTGCAAAGACGAGTTTTCAACAGGTGTGGGCAATTTTCTACCGGTTCCGCTCATTTGTCGAGCCATGTGTCTGCGTAATCCAACCCTGTATTTGACTTTCTAATTTGTTGATATAAAAAGAATAATGTTTTGTCACAAATGTTTTCTTTACAAGTAGGTAGTTCTTGATTCAATAATACTGCCTGGGCCTGTGCCCGAGACCAGGGGAGTGCTTGCGGAACAGTTCCGGCTCCCAGTCTGATTCACCAGGAGTTGTGCATTTTATGTTCGCGATCATCGGTGTTTTCGTTGTGCTCGGCTGCGTTGTCGGGGGCTTTGTCCTGGAAGGCGGACCGCTTGCCGTGCTCATCCAGCCCATCGAAGTGCTCATCATTGGCGGCGCCGCGGTCGGATCCTTCATGATCGCCTCGCCCAAGAGCGTGCTCTTCGGCACCCTCAAGAAGGCGTTCAAGGTTTTCACCGCTTCAGAGGCCAGCAAGCAGACCTATCTCGACATCCTCTCCGTTTTGTACACCTTGATGAACATGGCCCGTCGCGATGGCATCGTATCCATTGAGCAACATGTGAGCAAGCCCGATGGCAGCGCCGTGTTCACCCGTTATCCGGCCATCCTGAAAAATCACGAAGTCCGCGACTTCATCTGCGACAACTTCAAGGTGTTGCTGGCGGGCAACATCGAACCGCACCAGTTCGAGTCCGTCATGGATATCGATCTTGCCGCATCGCACAAGCACGAGGCCACCACCCCTGCCGCCATCAACAAGGTGGCCGATTCCCTGCCCGGTCTGGGCATCGTGGCCGCGGTGCTGGGCATCGTGCTCACCATGGGCAAGATCAACGAGCCCCCCGAGGTGCTTGGCCATTCCATTGGCGCGGCCCTGGTGGGTACCTTTCTCGGCATCCTTTTATGTTATGGTTTTGCCGGGCCCATGGCGCAAAACCTGGAGTATCAGGTGAAGGAGACCCACTCCATGCTGGAGGTGGTGAAGGCCGGGCTGGTCGGTTTCGCCAGCGGCTTTCCTCCCATGCTCGCGGTGGAGGCGGCCCGGCGCGCCGTTTCCGGCCCAGCCCGCCCGACTTTTGAAGAACTGGAAGGAGCGTTGAAGGGTGGCCAAAAATAAGGGCGGCAATACCATCATCATCAAAAAGGTGGTGGATGGACATGGCGGCGGCCACCATGGCGGCTCCTGGAAGGTCGCCTACGCCGACTTCGTCACTGCCATGATGGCCTTTTTTCTCCTTTTATGGCTTATCGCCTCGCTTAAGCCGCAACAGAAGGAATCCCTCGCGTTGGTGTTCAAGGACGCCAAGGGGGAAAACGTCGTCGTGCAGTCGGTTTCGGCCACCACCTTCATCCCCAAGGACGCCAAGATGGGCATTCCGGAGATGAACCTCTCCCAGCAGGACCAGCTCAAATACGAGGTGGCGCTGATGGTGAAGGAGCTTTTGACGCAGAACCAGGAGCTGCAAAGCAACTCCGGCATCAGCTCGGACAACGCCGGCGTGCTCATGCAGGTCAACAACTCCGTCATGTTCGCGCCGAACTCCGCAGTGCTCAAGCCAGAGGCCGCAAAAATTCTCGACGGCGTCACCAACATCCTCCTCAACCAGAAGGTGGATCTGGTCATACGCGGGCATACCGACGACACCGAGAACGGCAGCGGCCTGTACCCGTCCAAATGGGAGCTCTCCGCCGCGCGCGCGGCTGCCGCCCTGCGCTACATCCTCGCCAAGGGCGATGGCGCCATCGCGGCTACCCGCCTGCGTGCGGCAGGGTATGCCGACAGCCGTCCGCTGGTTCCCATCATTGACGAGGACAGCCGTGCGGTAAACCGCAGGGTCGAGTTCTACTACCACAGTCCGGAAGTGCAGACTTGGTAGCCGACTGCGGCCAGGGGGAGAAAAAAAGGCGCCGTAAGGCGCCTTTTTCATTGGGGGCAGTGCGTCGGCATTGGTCAGCAGGAACGGAAGTTCAGGTCCACGATGAGCCCGCGGCGTTCGTCGTGCCCCTGAATGCGGCCTTTTTTCACTGCATCGTACATGTGCAGAAACACTTTTCCGGGCTCGCCCTTTTCGTCCGCAAGGAAATAGGTGTGCCCATTGGGGCGGTCGTACTTGTTGTTCACGTCGTCGCAGTCCACAGTGTAGACGTTTTGGGGCGTCATGGCCTGATGTTCCGGCCCGGTGTGCCCCAGCCTCCTGGACGCCGAATTGGCCCCGAGGTGTCCTACGCTGCCAGCTCCAAGGATGCGGTCGTCCGCGGCATGGTAGACCACGACATTGCGTGCGCTGTGGCAAATGTAGCGGCCATCGCGGGTGGGCTCCAGGCTTTCGTTGAACACGTCGGCCGCAAGCATGAACACGTTGCGGAAAAGGAGGGGAACCTGGCCCTTGCGGTGGTAGTTGGCCCAACAGGAGAGGGTTTGCCGCAACACCCGGTTGCCCATGGAGTGTGCGAGCACGTTCAGGCGTTTGAGACAAGGGGCTTCGCCGCCTTTCACGGACTCCCGCCAGACGAGGAATTTTTCGAGGGCCCGGGCGAAGGCCACGCCGCTGGCCTCGGCCGCGATCTGGTCCTCATGGAAATCGCGCATGGGACTTTGGCCGTTGTCGCAGGGCCAGATGACCGGGACCACGTCCACAAGGTTTTTGTCCTGCTCGTCGAACAGGGCCTGGAGTTTCTCCGCCGTGGGGAACACCTGCTCCTCGGGAAACTGCGCGGAGTCGTGCAGGTAGAAGAGCACCTGGCGCGTGGCGGCCTTGCGCATGGCCTTCATGAAGTTGTCGCTGCCAAGCTCCACGTAGGCTTTTTTGGCATCGTCGCGCCAGCAGAAATAAACGGATTGACCGGCCTCGTTGTTGTTGAGCTCGAAGGCGACCTTGCGCATTTCGGCGCTGGCGTTACCCTCAACAAAGGCCCTGTTGGTGATGAAGAACATTCCAGGCTCCTTTCTCTCCGGTGGCGGGGGGCCAACTTACTATTTGTGCATATCCTCAAGCTCTTGCCCTTGTCCAGTGCGGGTGCCTGGACGCTGGGTCAGCAGCCTGAAGTCGATGACGAAGGCATTGGAGACGGGGCAACGCGCCATGGGGGCGTCGGGACCGACGATGCTGAGCGCCACATGCCGCGTGCGCGTGGCCACCATGTCCGCGCACAGGGCGCTGTCGTCGCAGGGAATCATCAGAACATCCGCGCCCAGCGGATGATCCGTGCGTTCGCGCAGCACCGCCTTCAGCATCCAGGGGATGGACACCGGGTTCTGCGAACTGGCGAGCACGGCGTTCTCCCCGGCCCTGGGCGAGCCCTCCAGCCAGGCCTCGGCCTCACGGGGGCGCTGGGCGCTGGGCAGAACCACAAGCACGCGTCGCGTGGTCTCCCAGCCCTTGGCGTCCAGCCATTGGCCCAGTTCTTTGCGCAAAAAGGCGATTTCCGCGCCGGACACCTGGGTCTCCAGACGGGAGAGGGCGTGCTGCGACAGGGCCGCGGGCAAAGTGAGGGCCAGAAGCGTCAGGAGCGGGGCCAGCTTGTCCGCATGGGCCAGCCGGGGGGGGAGCAGCAGGCCCGGCAGGCTGGCCGCCCCCACGCAGAAGAAGAGCGCGGCCGCCAGGGTGTGGCGGGTGTACAGCGGCTCCATGCGGCTGAAGAGCCACGGGGAAAGCGAGCCAAGGAGCAGGATGCAGCCCAGCAGCCATGTACCAGCGCCCAGAGCGGCGGTGCCCGGCGCGCCAAGGCCTGTTTGTCGGCGCGTGGTCCTGGCCAGTATGAGCGCGGGCGGGATGAGGAATGCGGGCAGCGCCCCGGCGGGCAGGTCGAAGCTCAGAGGAGGGGCCATGACGAGCTGACGCGCCGCGTCGGTCGCGCGCTGCGCCAGCGTTGCGGCGTCCAGCCGCATGGACAGCTGATAGGCCTCCCCGGCGGGCATGGACCCGAGCACGGCGGTGGTGGCCCAGGCTGCGAGCGTGCCAAGCACGTAGTAGAGCATTGCGGCGATGAAGAAGAAGGCCAGCTGGACGGCCAGGCGCAGCAGCCGCCGCCGCAGGGGGCGCGCTGGCACCAAGCAGAATTCGGCAAAGCACAGGGGCAGCACGCAGAAGGCCCAGGCCGGGTACATGAGGCAGCTAGCCAAGAACAGCGCAAGCGCCGTGCCCACGCGGACCTGGCGCAGCTGGCCCGGGGCGTTGGCCTCCGGCATGGCGCGGCAGAGGCTGGCTTGGGACGCGGCCGCAAGGGCCAGGGAGA is part of the Humidesulfovibrio mexicanus genome and harbors:
- the motA gene encoding flagellar motor stator protein MotA; the encoded protein is MFAIIGVFVVLGCVVGGFVLEGGPLAVLIQPIEVLIIGGAAVGSFMIASPKSVLFGTLKKAFKVFTASEASKQTYLDILSVLYTLMNMARRDGIVSIEQHVSKPDGSAVFTRYPAILKNHEVRDFICDNFKVLLAGNIEPHQFESVMDIDLAASHKHEATTPAAINKVADSLPGLGIVAAVLGIVLTMGKINEPPEVLGHSIGAALVGTFLGILLCYGFAGPMAQNLEYQVKETHSMLEVVKAGLVGFASGFPPMLAVEAARRAVSGPARPTFEELEGALKGGQK
- a CDS encoding OmpA/MotB family protein, giving the protein MAKNKGGNTIIIKKVVDGHGGGHHGGSWKVAYADFVTAMMAFFLLLWLIASLKPQQKESLALVFKDAKGENVVVQSVSATTFIPKDAKMGIPEMNLSQQDQLKYEVALMVKELLTQNQELQSNSGISSDNAGVLMQVNNSVMFAPNSAVLKPEAAKILDGVTNILLNQKVDLVIRGHTDDTENGSGLYPSKWELSAARAAAALRYILAKGDGAIAATRLRAAGYADSRPLVPIIDEDSRAVNRRVEFYYHSPEVQTW
- a CDS encoding alpha/beta hydrolase, whose translation is MFFITNRAFVEGNASAEMRKVAFELNNNEAGQSVYFCWRDDAKKAYVELGSDNFMKAMRKAATRQVLFYLHDSAQFPEEQVFPTAEKLQALFDEQDKNLVDVVPVIWPCDNGQSPMRDFHEDQIAAEASGVAFARALEKFLVWRESVKGGEAPCLKRLNVLAHSMGNRVLRQTLSCWANYHRKGQVPLLFRNVFMLAADVFNESLEPTRDGRYICHSARNVVVYHAADDRILGAGSVGHLGANSASRRLGHTGPEHQAMTPQNVYTVDCDDVNNKYDRPNGHTYFLADEKGEPGKVFLHMYDAVKKGRIQGHDERRGLIVDLNFRSC